The following proteins are encoded in a genomic region of Glycine soja cultivar W05 chromosome 17, ASM419377v2, whole genome shotgun sequence:
- the LOC114393152 gene encoding UPF0496 protein At3g49070-like — protein MKIKLVRRIKKLLSCSECSTSSPNHQTCVDVREEYANTFRTESYTEFWTRVLAYSKDESSTCLSRESTTSARLPSYRLFAEHLLDPDQSTVTRALSEAQCRPIIHSLLSDYFAHTANASLLCSHLLKEIDRVRVKYRSLKTILQCVPTNQIPSPMIMIHLTEFSNFLNPFGASSSPSARIRATQCQCSDLQKRLESSRDKARAKLQLVARLKCGSACLFVVITASFVVILVTHGFAMIVAVSGLASMNLASERKLAKVTSQLDAATKGTYIVNKDLETTSRLVARLNDELEYMKTTMRFWLERKKDKFQADGEVMRLLKKNQCSFSDQLDELEEHLFLCFMTINRARDLVLNQITNST, from the exons ATGAAGATCAAATTGGTTCGCCGAATCAAAAAATTGCTTTCGTGTTCTG AATGTAGCACCAGTTCCCCAAATCACCAAACTTGTGTGGACGTGCGTGAGGAATATGCCAACACATTCCGTACGGAGTCATACACTGAGTTTTGGACACGTGTCCTTGCATATTCCAAGGATGAATCCTCTACTTGTTTGTCTAGAGAGTCCACCACTTCGGCCAGGCTTCCCTCTTACCGTTTGTTTGCGGAGCATCTCTTGGACCCAGATCAGTCCACGGTTACTCGGGCCCTATCAGAAGCCCAATGTCGGCCCATAATCCATTCTCTCTTGTCTGACTATTTTGCACACACTGCTAATGCTTCTCTTCTTTGTAGTCATCTATTAAAGGAAATTGATCGTGTACGTGTGAAGTATAGGTCACTCAAGACCATCCTTCAATGTGTTCCAACTAATCAAATTCCTTCCCCAATGATAATGATACATTTAACTGAATTTTCCAACTTCTTGAACCCGTTTGGCGCATCCAGCTCGCCGTCGGCCCGGATTCGGGCTACCCAATGCCAATGCTCTGACTTGCAAAAGCGGCTTGAGTCAAGTCGTGACAAGGCGCGAGCCAAGCTTCAATTAGTTGCTAGGTTAAAATGTGGCTCGGCTTGCCTTTTTGTGGTAATTACAGCTTCATTTGTTGTGATTCTTGTGACTCATGGCTTTGCAATGATTGTGGCTGTGTCGGGATTGGCTTCCATGAATTTGGCTTCAGAAAGGAAGTTGGCTAAAGTGACATCTCAACTTGATGCAGCCACGAAAGGAACTTATATAGTTAATAAGGACTTGGAGACAACAAGTCGACTTGTGGCTAGACTAAATGACGAGTTAGAGTACATGAAAACAACAATGAGATTTTGGCTTGAGAGAAAAAAGGATAAGTTTCAAGCCGATGGTGAAGTGATGCGCTTGTTGAAGAAGAACCAATGTAGTTTTAGCGATCAATTGGATGAGTTGGAAGAacatttgtttttatgttttatgactATTAATAGGGCTAGAGACCTTGTGTTGAACCAGATCACTAACTCAACTTGA